Proteins encoded by one window of Arachis hypogaea cultivar Tifrunner chromosome 1, arahy.Tifrunner.gnm2.J5K5, whole genome shotgun sequence:
- the LOC112798986 gene encoding probable serine/threonine-protein kinase At1g01540, with the protein MPDHLTPPTMNDQLSKQTSIFGLRLWVVGGVCVGAAIVLILVLISLWLASKLSTTNKRNRHTIPDVSKEIQETKIEPTHSSSSPKPVGLPCQPDPTPEPDPHPPPPEAEESNNYNNAALGFKRIQFEIGKNHRISYPERAFVRSSSQSNHGSGEALEHNQQAPTVIPEVSHLGWGHWYTLRELEASTNSFANDNVIGEGGYGIVYHGIFNDNTHVAIKNLLNNKGQAEKEFKVEVEAIGRVRHKNLVRLLGYCAEGAHRMLVYEYVDNGNLEQWLHGDVGPCSPLTWEIRMNIILGTAKGLAYLHEGLEPKVVHRDIKSSNILIDKQWNSKVSDFGLAKLLDSDSNYITTRVMGTFGYVAPEYASTGMLNERSDVYSFGILIMEVITGRNPVDYSRPLEQVNLVDWLKKMVGNRNAEGVLDPKLPEKPNSRALKRVLIVALRCTDSNAQKRPKMGHIVHMLEAEESPYKEDRRARRESGYTPKNKVNDNPKEEATVSSDDCRTESGMQDNETK; encoded by the exons ATGCCCGACCACCTCACACCGCCAACAATGAACGACCAGCTCTCCAAGCAAACATCAATCTTCGGTCTCCGCCtctgggtggtcggcggtgtCTGCGTGGGCGCCGCCATTGTCCTCATCCTCGTCCTCATCTCCCTCTGGCTCGCCTCCAAGCTCTCCACAACCAATAAGAGAAACCGCCACACCATTCCCGACGTCTCCAAAGAAATCCAAGAAACCAAGATAGAGCCCACCCATTCGTCTTCTTCTCCCAAGCCCGTTGGGCTTCCCTGCCAGCCCGACCCCACTCCTGAGCCGGACCCTCACCCGCCGCCACCAGAAGCAGAAGAAAGCAACAACTACAACAACGCGGCTTTGGGGTTTAAGAGAATTCAGTTTGAGATTGGGAAGAACCACAGAATATCGTACCCGGAACGGGCTTTCGTGAGGTCATCTTCGCAATCGAATCACGGAAGCGGAGAGGCATTGGAGCATAATCAGCAGGCTCCTacggtgatccctgaggtctcgCATTTGGGTTGGGGACACTGGTACACCCTCAGGGAGCTTGAAGCTTCCACCAATAGCTTCGCCAACGACAACGTTATCGGCGAAGGAGGCTACGGGATTGTTTACCACGGCATCTTCAACGACAACACTCATGTTGCCATCAAGAATTTGCTCAATAATAA AGGTCAAGCTGAGAAAGAGTTCAAGGTTGAGGTGGAAGCTATAGGGCGAGTTCGGCATAAGAATCTGGTGAGGTTGCTCGGGTATTGTGCTGAAGGTGCTCATAG AATGCTTGTATATGAGTACGTTGATAACGGAAACTTGGAGCAATGGCTGCATGGCGATGTTGGACCTTGTAGTCCCCTCACTTGGGAAATTAGAATGAACATAATTCTTGGAACTGCAAAAGG ATTAGCTTATCTTCACGAGGGGTTGGAACCCAAAGTTGTTCATCGCGACATTAAATCGAGCAATATTTTGATTGACAAGCAATGGAATTCAAAGGTGTCTGACTTTGGACTTGCTAAACTCCTTGACTCTGATAGCAACTACATTACGACTCGTGTAATGGGTACATTCGG ATACGTAGCTCCTGAATATGCAAGTACTGGCATGTTGAATGAACGAAGCGATGTGTATAGTTTCGGAATCCTTATAATGGAAGTAATTACAGGCAGGAATCCTGTTGATTATAGTCGGCCATTGGAGCAG GTAAATTTAGTTGACTGGCTAAAGAAGATGGTTGGTAACAGAAATGCAGAGGGAGTGTTGGATCCCAAACTCCCTGAGAAACCGAATTCAAGGGCCCTAAAGAGAGTACTTATTGTAGCATTGCGCTGCACAGACTCAAATGCACAAAAGCGGCCTAAAATGGGACATATTGTACACATGCTTGAAGCTGAAGAATCCCCTTACAAAGAG GATCGTAGAGCTAGAAGGGAATCGGGATACACGCCCAAGAATAAAGTAAACGACAATCCAAAAGAGGAGGCAACTGTTTCCAGCGATGATTGTAGAACTGAAAGTGGGATGCAGGACAATGAGACAAAATGA